Proteins found in one Sorghum bicolor cultivar BTx623 chromosome 1, Sorghum_bicolor_NCBIv3, whole genome shotgun sequence genomic segment:
- the LOC8062200 gene encoding RING-H2 finger protein ATL64 codes for MTPDTAFVLEMAAVVCLVVLIVAIVAAAAGACEPVAAAVHDVEQALGPATLMTYDQARTKAASTGTGGNGEKGSASAPAPSSAEEEAPWCAICLSEYAKGDELVRVLPACGHFFHADCRIDWWLRHRGTCPICRGGLRPLPLPTRPGCPPMPPRVAGAAIGRGRG; via the coding sequence ATGACCCCCGACACGGCCTTCGTGCTGGAGATGGCCGCCGTGGTCTGCCTGGTGGTGCTCATCGTCGCCATCGTCGCCGCCGCGGCGGGCGCCTGTGAGCCTGTTGCCGCCGCGGTGCACGACGTCGAGCAGGCGCTCGGCCCCGCCACGCTCATGACGTACGACCAGGCGAGGACGAAGGCGGCCAGCACCGGCACCGGCGGCAACGGCGAGAAAGGGAGCgcgtcggcgccggcgccgtcgtcggcggaggaggaggcgccgtGGTGCGCCATCTGCCTGTCGGAGTACGCCAAGGGCGACGAGCTGGTGCGGGTGCTGCCGGCGTGCGGCCACTTCTTCCACGCCGACTGCCGCATCGACTGGTGGCTCCGGCACCGCGGGACGTGCCCGATCTGCCGCGGCGGGCTgcggccgctgccgctgccaacGAGGCCGGGGTGTCCGCCCATGCCGCCGCGAGTGGCCGGCGCCGCGATCGGCCGCGGCAGGGGGTGA